CGTCGGAACTGCGGCCACTGTCCGAACGACAGCGACTGATTCGACAGCCCTGCATCACGCTGCCGGACTCATTCAGCCCGGTCATATCCTCGTGATCGATACCGGGGGCGACAGGTTCCACGCTCCGCTCGGTGAGGTCGTTGCAACGCAGCTCCAGGTTCGAGGGGCGGCGGGCGTCATCGTCGACGGCGTCGTCACCGATATTGAACAGCTGCGTCGTATCGGCGTGCCCGTCTACGCGCGCGGTACGAGCCTGCTCACAACGAAACTGCATGGCGCAGGCGGCGGTGGGATCGGGGTCACCGTTGCGTGCGGCGGGGTGGCGGTCGCAGCCGGCGACATCGTCCTTGCCGACGCAAACGGCGTGCTCGCGCTGCCCGGAGCTGCGCTCGACGCGGTGTTTGCGGAAGCCGCCGCAGACGATGCAAGCGAACCCGAGCTGTTGCGCGCCATCGCCGGGGGCGAGCGGCTTGGAGATCTCACGGGGGCGAGCGCGCTCGTCGCCGGGCTTCTCGGTTCCTGACCAGCTGCGGCAACCGCGGGGTGGCGCCATGTGGGGGCTGGGGCTTTGCCCCAGCCCCCACACATCATTAGAGCGGGTTTGCGCTGAGGCTCTCGGTGTTGAAGAGCACGACTGTGCTTGCCTCGGTGAGTGAGAGCTCTGCGGCGGCAGCACTTGCGAGGCGCCGGGCCCCGGCGAGCGTCGCCGCACCGCACGGCCCCGCGTCGACGCCCGCCGACTGCAGCGTCGCGACAGCGGCGCGTGCGTCATCGTCGCTCACCAAGACTGCGGCGTCGGCGCCTGCGCGCAGCACGGGCCAGGCAAGCTCAGAGACCGTGCCGCAGTTCAGGCCGAGCATCACCGTGTCTGCAGTAGTGACGGGTTCGGGGACTCCCGTGGTGAGCGCAGCGAAGACTGCCGGGGCTGTTGACGGCTCAACGATCGCGACCGCAGGCGTGCCAGCGCCACTCTTGAAGTGGGCCACGATTGCCTGCGCCAGCGAACCCACGCCAGCGGGCGCGAGAGCGAGGTCGACCGCTGTAATTCCCTGCTCGGCGAGCTGCTCATCGAGCTCGTCAAGCATCGTGCTGTAGCCGTCGACGATCCAGCTGGGAATCTCGTCGTACCCGGCCCACGCGGTGTCCTGGATGATCAACGCGGACTCCCCGTGCCGCGAGGCCTCGGCGCGCATCTCCGCGACGACGTCGTCATACGGCAGTTCGATGCGACGGGTGTCGGCGCCCTCGTCGGCGATTGCGGCCATCGCAGCCGTCGTGAGGGTTGCCGGATAGAAGATGCGGCACTCGATGCCGAGGAGGCGGGCGGTGCGGGCGACGGCTCGTCCATGATTGCCGTCGGTTGCGGCGAATAGGGTCACTGCGGGCTGCTTAGGGGCGAGCGACTGCAGATCGGCGAGTGGCAGCGTGCGGTCGCTGCCCCAGCGGTGTGAGAGCGCACGCGCGATGGCGTAGGAGGCGCCGAGGATCTTGAATGCCGGGAGTCCGAGCCGTGCCGATTCGTCTTTCAGGAGGACTCGCCCGACGCCGAGCTCCGCGGCGAGGGATGGGAGATCGATGAGCGGCGTCGGCTCGTAGCCCGGGAGCCCCGAGTGAAACTGCCGCACCTCTTCTGTTGGGCGCTTCAGGCGTGCAGTTCGAGCGAGTGGGTTCAGGTAGAGCGAGTGAGTTATCTGCATCTCAGTAGTGTGGCAACCGATTTAGTCCAAGAAAAGCGGATAATAGTGGTGCATATGTTCCGCAATAGGTGGAGGGTCTATGTCTGAGGTACGTCGGCTGCAGACGTTTCTTGACTTCGTGCGTCTCGGAACGATCGCGGCCGTGGCGGAGGCCACTCAGTACAGTACGTCTGCGGTCTCCCAGCAGCTTGAGAAGCTTGCGTCTGAGGTAGGCGTTCAGCTCGTGCAGCAGCACGGCCGCACACTGCGGCTCACCGCTGCCGGTGAGGTGGTCGCCGAGCACGGCCCGGCGCTGCTTGACGCATGGGAGCAGCTCCGCGCAGAAGCCGCTGCGACGACCGGTGTCGTCAGCGGTGCCGTGACTGCGGCGGCCTTCCAGTCGGCCTGTCTGGCGCTGTTTCCGCCCCTGCTCCAGGCGCTGCGGCATTCGGCACCCGGGGTGCGATTGCGCTGTGTGCAGGCTGAACCGGAACGAGCGCTCGCGGCCCTCCGTGCCCGCGACATCGACGTCGCGATTATCGAACGATTCGCGACTCAGCCAGCTGAGCCGCACGCTGACCTCACCGAACGCCAGTTATGTACCGACGACATGTTGCTTGCGGTGCCCCAATCGTGGGGGCCAGTGACAGACGTTGCGCAGCTCGCGACCCGGCCGTGGGTATTTGAGGAGCGAGGTGGCCCCGAGCGGGCCTGGGCTGAGAGCCTCTGCCATGCAGCCGGGTTCACCCCGCACATCGCTCACGAAACCTCGGACGTGGTGCTGCGATGCTCGCTTGTGGCCGCAGGTGAGGCCGCCGCATTCGTGCCAGCGCTCACGCCAGCTGCCCTCCGTCATGGAATTGAGTGCGTGCAGCTTCCCGGATCCCAGTCACGTACACTCATCGCGGTGACCCGGGGGAGCTCGCACGCCGACGCAGCCGTCCAAGCCGTGGTTGAGCACGTCGCGAGCATCACCGCGGGCTCCGAGTAGTGCCGCGAGGGGCCGTCCGTGCCTCGCACGGTCCGATTCGGCGCCGACAGGCCCTAGGCGGCGCCCCCGGATTCTCGCAATACGAGCACTGATCGGTAGCGCGGCTCGCCCCACCAGGCCATTGCGTCGAGCTCCTCAAGGGTCACCGGCACGTCCACCGCGCTCACCCATGTTTCGCCCTCATCCGCGTCCACCCACGGGTCGTTGAGCAACACCACGCCATCTCGGTGTGAGTGCGCGACCACCCAGTGCGGCATAGGTTCGCCGTGGAAGCGGAGCTCGTCAATAAGCACAAGTACGCGAGACCCACGCTCGAGCTCTGCGACGATTTCGCGAACCTCACACACGCGCTCGTTCACCTGAATTCCCGCGGCCTCGGCAAGCATGTTGTCTTCTTCGTTTGCGAACGCGCGGGCGTCACGAGGCTCCATCGGAGTGACCTGTGGCTCGAGGTACTCGGTGTCAAACACCGCGATGTCGAAGTCGCTCCGGTCGATCTGCAAGCTGAGTGCTCGCACCCCGCACCCCGTGAACCGTGTTGCTCGCCGCCAGATCTGCCGTTCTTTGTCGCGGGTTATGGACTCCGAGCCGTGCCAGTGCGCCTGCGCCATGAGCAGCGAGACTGGTCCGCAGGTGAAATCAGTCGTCTGGCGGTAGTACGGAGCGTCGTCGTGCGGCCACGGTGCGGCGTAGCGAACCCACGCCGTGTGTGGGGCAGTCGTGCCCGGCCCTGAGGGTACGGGCTGCGCGAGCTTGGTGAAGCCAAGTCGCTCTGCCACCTCGGCGTGCTCCGCCTCCGCGTCCTCCAACTTGACGCTGACGAGCCCATCGGCATCCCATGTCGAAACGATGGCGGCCAAGAGCTGCTCGGCGTCGCCAGAGGACTCTGCCCAGAGACGGGAGACAGTGCGGGAGAGGGTGCCAGGTCGTGCCGACGAGACGAGCCAGGCAGTGACGTTGCCCGCTTCGCCGACGAGCGAGTGTAGCCTCGGCGAGTAGTGGCCGCCCGGCACGCGTGCCGCTGACCCGATTCGCTCGCGTATCCCCTCGGTTGACTCGGTAACGTGAACCGTCGGTTGTGTGTCGTGCACTACTGCTCCTTTGCGAGATGCTGATCAGCGGTCGACGCGGGGCGACGAAGTTCCCGGCGCAGTCCGTTCAGGTGTTGCGATGCTGTCTTCGAGGCGGCGGCGGTCTGCTGAGAGATCGCCAGCGTGAGGGCGTCTGCGGCAACGAGCGCGCTCAGTGTCTCGCCAGTGAGCCCACCCGCCGACCCCGCGCAGCGGATGACAATGTCGGCGCGAGAGTCGTACTCATGCCGATGTCGACCGGTGAACAATACTGAACAGACCCCAAGGCGCCGGGCCTCCGCCAATGCCAGATCGAGTTCGGTGAAAGGTCTCCCTGGCGCGAATAAGACCAGGGCGTCTCCGGTGCGGAGCAGCATCAGGTCGTCAGCGAAAGTGAACCCCATGCCCGAAGCCTGGCGTGCACGGAGGCCGATGCGGGCAAGCTTCGTGGAGAGATAACTCGCGCAGGCCGCAGATGCGCCGACACCGAATGTGTGGATCATACTGGCATCGCGTAGCGCCTCGACAGCCCGCTCGAACTCTGTGTCGACGATGTCGTCCTGCGAGATCTCGAGGCGCTCGCGAGCTTCCTCGAACACGGTGGCGATCAGGCTGCGGGTCGAGCCGCGCTTGGTGACGTTCAGGCGCGTACTGAGCCGTGCCGCCGGGTGGGTGATCTGCGTGATCTCCGCACCGATAGCGCGCCGAAGGTCTGTCCACCCGGTGAACCCGAGCGATCGTGACGCCCGCACTACTGTCGTATCGCTCGTGCCGGTGAGCTCGGCGACCTGTGCGGCGCTGAGGAGGAGTGCCTGCTCAGCGTGCTCGAGGATGAACCTGGCGACGCGCGTCTCGCTCGCACTGAGCTCGCTGGCGGCAGCGTCAATCCGGGCTCGCGCCG
Above is a window of Leucobacter aridicollis DNA encoding:
- a CDS encoding RraA family protein codes for the protein MKMMVNEFTPPLAAQRAAELQSLSLPTLGHYLEDGFVDPEIRMLVGTGGNIVGTAATVRTTATDSTALHHAAGLIQPGHILVIDTGGDRFHAPLGEVVATQLQVRGAAGVIVDGVVTDIEQLRRIGVPVYARGTSLLTTKLHGAGGGGIGVTVACGGVAVAAGDIVLADANGVLALPGAALDAVFAEAAADDASEPELLRAIAGGERLGDLTGASALVAGLLGS
- a CDS encoding peptidase C39 family protein codes for the protein MHDTQPTVHVTESTEGIRERIGSAARVPGGHYSPRLHSLVGEAGNVTAWLVSSARPGTLSRTVSRLWAESSGDAEQLLAAIVSTWDADGLVSVKLEDAEAEHAEVAERLGFTKLAQPVPSGPGTTAPHTAWVRYAAPWPHDDAPYYRQTTDFTCGPVSLLMAQAHWHGSESITRDKERQIWRRATRFTGCGVRALSLQIDRSDFDIAVFDTEYLEPQVTPMEPRDARAFANEEDNMLAEAAGIQVNERVCEVREIVAELERGSRVLVLIDELRFHGEPMPHWVVAHSHRDGVVLLNDPWVDADEGETWVSAVDVPVTLEELDAMAWWGEPRYRSVLVLRESGGAA
- a CDS encoding LysR family transcriptional regulator, with the protein product MSEVRRLQTFLDFVRLGTIAAVAEATQYSTSAVSQQLEKLASEVGVQLVQQHGRTLRLTAAGEVVAEHGPALLDAWEQLRAEAAATTGVVSGAVTAAAFQSACLALFPPLLQALRHSAPGVRLRCVQAEPERALAALRARDIDVAIIERFATQPAEPHADLTERQLCTDDMLLAVPQSWGPVTDVAQLATRPWVFEERGGPERAWAESLCHAAGFTPHIAHETSDVVLRCSLVAAGEAAAFVPALTPAALRHGIECVQLPGSQSRTLIAVTRGSSHADAAVQAVVEHVASITAGSE
- a CDS encoding diaminopropionate ammonia-lyase, which gives rise to MQITHSLYLNPLARTARLKRPTEEVRQFHSGLPGYEPTPLIDLPSLAAELGVGRVLLKDESARLGLPAFKILGASYAIARALSHRWGSDRTLPLADLQSLAPKQPAVTLFAATDGNHGRAVARTARLLGIECRIFYPATLTTAAMAAIADEGADTRRIELPYDDVVAEMRAEASRHGESALIIQDTAWAGYDEIPSWIVDGYSTMLDELDEQLAEQGITAVDLALAPAGVGSLAQAIVAHFKSGAGTPAVAIVEPSTAPAVFAALTTGVPEPVTTADTVMLGLNCGTVSELAWPVLRAGADAAVLVSDDDARAAVATLQSAGVDAGPCGAATLAGARRLASAAAAELSLTEASTVVLFNTESLSANPL
- a CDS encoding MurR/RpiR family transcriptional regulator, with amino-acid sequence MSKYQQGSARARIDAAASELSASETRVARFILEHAEQALLLSAAQVAELTGTSDTTVVRASRSLGFTGWTDLRRAIGAEITQITHPAARLSTRLNVTKRGSTRSLIATVFEEARERLEISQDDIVDTEFERAVEALRDASMIHTFGVGASAACASYLSTKLARIGLRARQASGMGFTFADDLMLLRTGDALVLFAPGRPFTELDLALAEARRLGVCSVLFTGRHRHEYDSRADIVIRCAGSAGGLTGETLSALVAADALTLAISQQTAAASKTASQHLNGLRRELRRPASTADQHLAKEQ